The window ACAGGTCCTTGTGGGCGATCGGTGCGCCGAGCAGGGCGCCGGTTTCGCCTTTGGCGCGCCGCTCGTCGGCCGCCTTGGCCTGGGCCAGGGCGCTTTCTTCGGTGACGGTGATGAAGCTGTTCAGCTGCGGGTCGAGCTGCTTGATGCGCGCGAGCAGGGCAGTGGCCAGTTCCTGGGCGGAGAATTGCTTGTCGGCGAGTCCGCGGGCGACTTCGGCGAGGGTCAATTGATGCAGCATGTGTCCGTGTCCTTCTCGCTTACTCGATGACTTTCGGGACGAGGTAAAGCCCGTCTTCCACGGCCGGCGCGATGGCCTGGTAGGCGTCGCGGCGGTTCTCCTCGGTGACGGCGTCGGCGCGCAGGCGCTGCGTGGCTTCCAGCGGGTGGGCCAGGGGCTCCACGCCGTCGGTGTCGACGGCCTGCATGGCGTCGATCAGGCCGAGGATGTTGTTCAGGGTGTCGGTGGTGCGCGAAATGTCGGCTTCCTCCAGGCCCAGGCGGGCGAGGTGGGCGATCTTTTCCACGTCGGGGCGTTCAAGCGCCATCGGGGTCTCCAGCTAGAGCGGCCCGGTTCGAACTGGACCTGGCCGGAAGGATTTTGTGGGGCAGGGAACAGAACCCGCGGCGGACGGTCGAAGGCCGCTGGGACGGGCCTGCGGGCCCGAAAAACGAGGAATCTAGCATAAATTGCCGCCTTGCCCAAAACCCCCGTCATTGTTAGAGTTTGCCGCACTTTTTTACCCGCGCATTTTTCACCCACGCTCCACCTACGGGTTTCTTTCCAATGTTCAAAAAACTGCGTGGCATGTTTTCCAGTGATCTGTCGATCGACCTGGGCACTGCCAATACCCTTATTTATGTGCGCGAGCGCGGCATCGTCCTGAACGAACCGTCCGTGGTCGCTATTCGTAGCCACGGCAGCCAGAAGAGCGTGGTAGCGGTCGGTACCGAAGCCAAGCGCATGCTGGGCCGTACCCCGGGCAACATTGCCGCCATTCGTCCGATGAAAGATGGCGTGATCGCCGACTTCAGCGTCTGCGAGAAGATGCTGCAGTACTTCATCAACAAGGTTCACGAGAACAGCTTCCTGCAGCCCAGCCCGCGCGTGCTGATCTGCGTACCGTGCAAGTCCACCCAGGTGGAACGCCGCGCCATCCGTGAATCGGCCCTGGGCGCCGGCGCCCGTGAGGTGTATCTGATCGAAGAACCGATGGCCGCAGCCATCGGCGCCGGCCTGCCGGTGGAAGAGGCCCGTGGTTCCATGGTCGTCGACATCGGCGGCGGCACCACCGAGATCGCCCTGATCTCCCTCAACGGCGTGGTCTACGCCGAATCCGTCCGCGTCGGCGGCGATCGCTTCGACGAAGCCATCGTCACCTACGTGCGCCGCAACTACGGCAGCCTGATCGGCGAATCCACCGCCGAGCGCATCAAGCAGGAAATCGGTACCGCCTTCCCGGGCGGCGAAGTCCGCGAAGTCGACGTCCGTGGCCGCAACCTGGCCGAAGGCGTACCGCGCAGCTTCACCCTGAATTCCAACGAGGTGCTCGAAGCGCTGCAGGAATCCCTGGCAACCATCGTCCAGGCGGTCAAGAGCGCGCTGGAGCAGTCCCCGCCGGAACTGGCTTCCGACATCGCCGAGCGCGGCCTGGTGCTGACCGGTGGTGGCGCGCTGCTGCGCGACCTG of the Pseudomonas sp. PSE14 genome contains:
- the gatC gene encoding Asp-tRNA(Asn)/Glu-tRNA(Gln) amidotransferase subunit GatC — translated: MALERPDVEKIAHLARLGLEEADISRTTDTLNNILGLIDAMQAVDTDGVEPLAHPLEATQRLRADAVTEENRRDAYQAIAPAVEDGLYLVPKVIE
- the mreB gene encoding rod shape-determining protein MreB; the encoded protein is MFKKLRGMFSSDLSIDLGTANTLIYVRERGIVLNEPSVVAIRSHGSQKSVVAVGTEAKRMLGRTPGNIAAIRPMKDGVIADFSVCEKMLQYFINKVHENSFLQPSPRVLICVPCKSTQVERRAIRESALGAGAREVYLIEEPMAAAIGAGLPVEEARGSMVVDIGGGTTEIALISLNGVVYAESVRVGGDRFDEAIVTYVRRNYGSLIGESTAERIKQEIGTAFPGGEVREVDVRGRNLAEGVPRSFTLNSNEVLEALQESLATIVQAVKSALEQSPPELASDIAERGLVLTGGGALLRDLDKLLAQETGLPVIVAEDPLTCVARGGGKALEMMDRHSMDLLSTE